From Streptomonospora salina, the proteins below share one genomic window:
- a CDS encoding acyl-CoA dehydrogenase family protein — protein sequence MSENRLDLLYSEVEEELRASVRSLLEDKSPPESVLARVEDDRVADTALWKELAEIGVAGLPVPEERGGAGASLRESAVVAEELGRSVAPVPFMGSAVLATTALLECGDAAAQDVEALAGGASTGTLAVGFARMPGSGFPDTVRESGGTLHGSVGGVVDALTADLLIVPAVDEQGPGLYVVAASDAAVTPVVSLDLTRPVADVALDGAVGRRIATGADAERAVRRALVTGAALLSAEQLGVAQWALDATVDYAKTRTQFGRPIGSFQAVKHRLADLWISVSQARAVVRSAASAAADLREPGAGAAEAEEAEINASLAQAFVSATAVTAAEEALQLHGGVGFTWEHPLHLFLKRAKSDALALGTADRHRLALSGTVDLPAPTG from the coding sequence ATGAGCGAGAATCGGCTCGACCTGCTCTACAGCGAGGTCGAAGAGGAACTGCGGGCGAGTGTGCGCTCGCTGCTGGAGGACAAGAGCCCGCCCGAGTCGGTACTGGCACGGGTGGAGGACGACCGGGTCGCCGACACGGCGCTGTGGAAGGAACTGGCCGAGATCGGCGTCGCCGGCCTGCCCGTTCCCGAAGAGCGGGGCGGCGCCGGGGCGAGCCTGCGCGAGAGCGCGGTGGTCGCCGAGGAACTGGGGCGCAGCGTGGCGCCGGTGCCCTTCATGGGCAGCGCGGTGCTGGCCACCACGGCCCTGCTGGAGTGCGGCGACGCCGCCGCCCAGGACGTGGAGGCGCTCGCCGGCGGCGCGTCGACGGGCACCCTGGCCGTCGGATTCGCCCGCATGCCGGGATCGGGCTTTCCGGACACCGTCCGGGAGAGCGGCGGAACGCTGCACGGGTCGGTCGGCGGCGTCGTCGACGCGCTGACCGCCGACCTGCTGATCGTGCCGGCCGTAGACGAGCAGGGGCCGGGGCTGTACGTGGTCGCGGCGTCCGACGCGGCCGTCACGCCCGTGGTCAGCCTGGACCTGACGCGGCCCGTGGCCGACGTCGCGCTGGACGGCGCGGTCGGCCGGCGGATCGCCACGGGCGCCGACGCCGAGCGCGCGGTGCGCCGCGCGCTGGTGACCGGCGCGGCGCTGCTCTCCGCCGAGCAGCTGGGCGTGGCCCAGTGGGCTCTGGACGCCACCGTGGACTACGCCAAGACCCGCACCCAGTTCGGCCGCCCGATCGGCTCGTTCCAGGCGGTCAAGCACCGGCTGGCCGACCTGTGGATCTCGGTGTCGCAGGCGCGGGCGGTGGTGCGCAGCGCGGCGAGCGCGGCAGCGGACCTGCGGGAGCCGGGGGCCGGCGCGGCCGAGGCCGAGGAGGCCGAGATCAACGCGTCGCTGGCCCAGGCGTTCGTGTCCGCCACGGCGGTCACGGCGGCCGAGGAGGCGCTGCAGCTGCACGGCGGCGTCGGCTTCACCTGGGAGCACCCGCTGCACCTGTTCCTCAAGCGCGCCAAGAGCGATGCGCTCGCGCTGGGCACCGCCGACCGGCACCGGCTGGCGCTGTCGGGCACGGTCGACCTGCCCGCACCGACCGGCTGA
- a CDS encoding threonine aldolase family protein — protein MIDLRSDTCTRPTAAMRRAMAEAEVGDDVFGEDPTVRALEEETAALLGTEAALYVPSGHMSNQIAVYVQTRSGDEVWTHRSGHVVANEQGAASVLARVLPRVHDCASGYPDAALLEEWAGGADDVHRARPRLICLENTFSGLVVPPAEQRRIAAFAHDRGMLLHLDGARLWNAAVALGETPARVAEGADTVSVCFSKGLGAPVGSALAGDAPTVAEARRARKLLGGGMRQAGIVAAGALYALRNHVGRLAEDHGRAQALAERIAQTPPLAAEARTNMVLVTTPADRAREFAGLFAREGVGCVPLGRDLLRLVVHLDVSDEDVDAAATRIAAAAAAAG, from the coding sequence ATGATCGATCTTCGCTCGGATACCTGCACTCGGCCCACCGCCGCGATGCGGCGGGCCATGGCCGAGGCCGAGGTGGGCGACGACGTGTTCGGCGAGGACCCCACCGTGCGGGCGCTGGAGGAGGAGACCGCCGCGCTGCTGGGCACGGAAGCGGCGCTGTACGTGCCGTCGGGGCACATGTCCAACCAGATCGCGGTGTACGTGCAGACCCGATCCGGCGACGAGGTCTGGACGCACCGCAGCGGTCACGTGGTCGCCAACGAGCAGGGCGCCGCCTCGGTGCTGGCGCGGGTGCTGCCCCGCGTCCACGACTGCGCCTCGGGCTACCCCGACGCCGCCTTGTTGGAGGAATGGGCCGGCGGCGCCGACGACGTGCACCGCGCACGGCCGCGGCTGATCTGTTTGGAGAACACCTTCTCGGGGCTGGTCGTGCCGCCCGCCGAGCAGCGGCGGATCGCCGCCTTCGCCCACGACCGCGGCATGCTGCTGCACCTGGACGGCGCCCGGCTGTGGAACGCCGCCGTGGCGCTGGGCGAGACGCCCGCGCGCGTGGCCGAGGGTGCCGACACGGTGTCGGTGTGCTTCTCCAAGGGCCTGGGCGCGCCGGTGGGTTCGGCGCTGGCCGGCGACGCGCCGACCGTCGCCGAGGCGCGGCGGGCCCGCAAGCTGCTGGGCGGCGGCATGCGCCAAGCCGGGATCGTCGCCGCGGGCGCGCTGTATGCGCTGCGCAACCACGTGGGCCGGCTCGCCGAGGACCACGGGCGTGCGCAGGCGCTGGCCGAGCGCATCGCCCAGACGCCGCCGCTGGCCGCCGAGGCGCGCACCAACATGGTCCTGGTCACCACGCCCGCCGACCGAGCGCGGGAGTTCGCCGGCCTGTTCGCCCGCGAAGGCGTGGGATGCGTACCGCTGGGGCGGGACCTGCTGCGCCTGGTCGTCCACCTGGACGTGTCCGACGAGGACGTCGACGCGGCCGCGACGCGCATCGCCGCGGCGGCGGCCGCCGCCGGCTGA
- a CDS encoding DUF397 domain-containing protein — MSAYNGIAATELHEVTWQKSRRSNSQGACVEMARLTDGSIAMRNSRFPDGPALVYTQAEIDALIGGAKDGDFDNLIG; from the coding sequence ATGAGCGCCTACAACGGCATCGCGGCCACCGAGCTCCACGAGGTCACCTGGCAGAAGAGCCGCCGCAGCAACTCACAAGGAGCCTGCGTCGAGATGGCCCGGCTGACCGACGGCTCGATCGCGATGCGTAACTCGCGCTTCCCGGACGGCCCCGCCCTCGTCTACACGCAGGCCGAGATCGACGCCCTCATCGGCGGCGCCAAGGACGGCGACTTCGACAACCTGATCGGCTGA
- a CDS encoding acyl-CoA dehydrogenase family protein: MTTDPAGASLDASALRRRVADFVAEHDPATTDQHTFLAARFDAGLAWVHFPEGEGGLGAPRALQPVVDEEFERLGFTPVGREGLVIGLGMAAPTILAFGTPEQRARYLKPLYTGEEIWCQLFSEPGAGSDLAALGTRAVREGDVWTVSGQKVWTSLAHRAQFAILVARTDPDVPKHKGITYFICDMNAEGVDVRALRQITGEAEFNEVYLDDVAIPDSQRVGGEGEGWRVAQTTLMNERVSIGGHPEPREGGLISVAAHLWRERPDVRTPGLHDQLMRLWVAAEAARLTKERLRQQLAIGQPGPEGSAAKYSFSRLNQEISGLELEMLGGEGLTYDDWTFRRPEGVEFSKRAPGFHYLRSKGNSIEGGTTEILRNIIAERVLGLPPEPRTDKDVAFKDLPK; encoded by the coding sequence ATGACAACGGATCCGGCGGGGGCGTCGCTCGACGCGTCCGCACTGCGCCGGCGGGTCGCCGACTTCGTCGCCGAGCACGACCCCGCGACCACCGACCAGCACACGTTCCTGGCGGCGCGCTTCGACGCCGGCCTGGCGTGGGTGCACTTCCCCGAAGGCGAAGGCGGCCTGGGCGCGCCCCGCGCCCTGCAGCCCGTCGTCGACGAGGAGTTCGAGCGCCTCGGCTTCACCCCCGTCGGCCGGGAAGGACTGGTCATCGGCCTGGGAATGGCCGCGCCCACCATCCTCGCGTTCGGCACCCCCGAGCAGCGCGCCCGCTACCTGAAGCCGCTCTACACCGGCGAAGAGATCTGGTGCCAGCTGTTCAGCGAGCCCGGCGCCGGCTCCGACCTCGCCGCGCTGGGCACCCGCGCGGTGCGCGAGGGCGACGTGTGGACGGTCAGCGGCCAGAAGGTGTGGACCTCACTGGCCCACCGCGCCCAGTTCGCCATCCTCGTCGCACGCACCGATCCCGACGTGCCCAAGCACAAGGGCATCACCTACTTCATCTGCGACATGAACGCCGAGGGCGTGGATGTGCGCGCCCTGCGCCAGATCACCGGCGAAGCGGAGTTCAACGAGGTCTACCTCGACGACGTCGCCATCCCCGACTCCCAGCGCGTCGGCGGCGAAGGCGAGGGCTGGCGCGTCGCCCAGACCACGCTGATGAACGAGCGCGTGTCCATCGGCGGCCACCCCGAGCCGCGCGAGGGCGGGCTCATCAGCGTCGCCGCCCACCTGTGGCGCGAACGCCCCGACGTGCGCACCCCCGGCCTGCACGACCAGCTGATGCGGCTGTGGGTGGCCGCCGAGGCGGCGCGCCTGACCAAGGAGCGGCTGCGCCAGCAGCTGGCCATCGGCCAGCCGGGGCCCGAAGGGTCGGCGGCGAAGTACTCCTTCTCCCGGCTCAACCAGGAGATCTCCGGCCTGGAGCTGGAGATGCTCGGCGGCGAGGGCCTGACCTACGACGACTGGACGTTCCGCCGCCCCGAGGGCGTCGAGTTCAGCAAGCGCGCGCCGGGCTTCCACTACCTGCGCAGCAAGGGCAACTCCATCGAAGGCGGCACCACCGAGATCCTGCGCAACATCATCGCCGAGCGGGTCCTGGGCCTTCCGCCCGAGCCCCGCACGGACAAGGACGTGGCATTCAAGGACCTGCCCAAGTGA
- a CDS encoding helix-turn-helix domain-containing protein: MLLGSELRKYREARGLTRGEAGHFIRGSESKISRMELGRVGFKVRDVEDLLKLYGVTDKDRVQTMVKLARDSKKPGWWQEYGDALPNWFQVYVGLEEAATRIRVYEAQFVPGMLQTEDYARAVIRAGRPISEELLEDRVAVRMRRQRHIDDDATGCKLWAIIDEAAVRRPVGGPDNTEVMRGQLERLIELSERRNVTVQIVPFSVGAHAAEAGSFTILRYPDFGLSDIIYLEQLTGSVCLDRRTEIDAYTMAMERLSVMAEQPNNTTEILKSMIDDLV; this comes from the coding sequence ATGCTGCTCGGGTCCGAATTGCGTAAGTACCGTGAGGCCCGCGGACTCACCCGAGGCGAGGCCGGCCACTTCATCCGCGGGTCCGAATCCAAGATCAGCCGGATGGAACTGGGCCGTGTGGGCTTCAAGGTCCGCGATGTCGAGGATCTGCTGAAGTTATACGGAGTCACCGACAAGGACCGCGTCCAGACCATGGTCAAGCTGGCACGCGACTCCAAGAAGCCCGGCTGGTGGCAGGAGTACGGCGACGCCCTGCCCAACTGGTTCCAGGTCTATGTCGGCCTGGAGGAGGCCGCCACCCGCATCCGCGTCTACGAGGCGCAATTCGTCCCCGGCATGCTGCAGACCGAGGACTACGCCCGCGCCGTCATCAGGGCGGGGCGCCCCATCTCCGAAGAGCTGTTGGAAGACCGGGTCGCGGTGCGCATGCGGCGCCAGCGCCACATCGACGACGACGCGACCGGCTGCAAACTGTGGGCCATCATCGACGAGGCCGCGGTGCGCCGCCCCGTCGGCGGCCCCGACAACACCGAGGTCATGCGCGGCCAACTGGAGCGGCTGATCGAGCTCAGCGAGCGCCGCAACGTCACGGTGCAGATCGTGCCGTTCAGCGTCGGCGCCCACGCCGCCGAGGCCGGGTCGTTCACGATCCTGCGCTACCCCGACTTCGGGCTGTCCGACATCATCTACCTGGAGCAGCTCACGGGTTCGGTGTGCCTGGACCGCCGCACCGAGATCGACGCCTACACCATGGCGATGGAGCGGCTGAGCGTCATGGCCGAGCAGCCCAACAACACCACCGAGATCCTCAAAAGCATGATCGACGACCTGGTGTAG
- a CDS encoding ATP-binding protein — protein MNGAVEAPADPYAAGTDTLAWSLAADPGAAARARELCGGVLRRWGMADRACDVELVVSELVTNALRHGRRRGPVNVVDGDHDPVQVSMLRRGTELVCAVRDRSDRMPQRRDPDFRFESGRGLHLVASFCSGWGVLPVLPSGKHVWARLA, from the coding sequence TTGAACGGCGCGGTGGAGGCGCCGGCGGACCCGTACGCCGCCGGAACCGACACGCTCGCCTGGAGCCTGGCAGCGGACCCGGGGGCGGCGGCCCGCGCCCGTGAGCTCTGCGGCGGGGTCCTCCGCCGGTGGGGGATGGCCGACCGGGCCTGCGACGTCGAGCTGGTCGTCTCCGAACTCGTCACCAACGCGTTGCGCCACGGCCGCCGCAGGGGCCCGGTGAACGTCGTCGACGGCGATCACGACCCGGTACAGGTGAGTATGCTCCGGCGCGGAACGGAGCTGGTCTGCGCGGTGCGCGACCGCAGCGACCGCATGCCGCAGCGGCGCGATCCCGATTTCCGCTTCGAAAGCGGCCGGGGTCTGCACCTCGTTGCATCCTTTTGTAGTGGATGGGGGGTTCTGCCCGTATTGCCCTCTGGAAAGCACGTATGGGCGCGTCTCGCCTGA
- a CDS encoding amidohydrolase family protein: protein MALFDAHLHIIDPRFDHPGNAGYRPDPFTVDDYRERSRDLGVTGGAVVAGSYSGAGQDHLVAALRELGPSFVGVAQLPPDTSDSHLRDLHAAGVRGLRINLYRGTVDDFDSLVQLGRRAAELLNWPTELYVDSRELRALAPRIAPLPRVGIDHLGLSQEGLSALLALVGSGARVKATGFGRGDLDVPAALRAVADKNPAALMAGTDLPCTRAPRPFDPADLELVAQSLTPAQAEAAFAANARDFYGLPASGRR from the coding sequence ATGGCGTTGTTCGACGCCCACCTCCACATCATCGATCCCCGCTTCGACCACCCCGGTAACGCGGGGTACCGGCCCGACCCCTTCACCGTCGACGACTACCGCGAACGGTCCCGCGACCTCGGTGTCACCGGCGGCGCCGTCGTGGCGGGATCCTATTCCGGTGCGGGGCAGGACCACCTGGTCGCAGCGCTGCGCGAGCTGGGGCCGTCGTTCGTCGGAGTGGCGCAGCTGCCCCCCGACACCTCCGACTCCCACCTGCGCGACCTGCACGCGGCCGGCGTACGCGGTCTGCGGATCAACCTGTACCGCGGGACCGTCGACGACTTCGACTCCCTGGTGCAGCTGGGGCGGCGCGCGGCGGAACTGCTCAACTGGCCCACCGAGCTCTACGTCGACTCCCGCGAGCTGCGCGCGCTGGCGCCGCGCATCGCCCCGCTGCCGCGGGTCGGCATCGACCACCTCGGCCTGTCGCAGGAGGGGCTGTCGGCGCTGCTGGCGCTGGTGGGATCGGGAGCGCGGGTGAAGGCGACCGGTTTCGGCCGCGGGGACCTGGACGTGCCCGCCGCCCTGCGCGCGGTCGCTGACAAGAACCCCGCCGCGCTGATGGCGGGCACCGACCTGCCCTGTACCCGGGCGCCGCGCCCGTTCGACCCCGCGGACCTGGAGCTGGTGGCGCAGAGCCTGACCCCGGCGCAGGCCGAAGCCGCCTTCGCCGCCAACGCCCGCGACTTCTACGGCCTGCCCGCCTCCGGCCGGCGGTGA
- the fabG gene encoding 3-oxoacyl-ACP reductase FabG: MSQNQRVAIVTGAARGIGAATARRQAADGRAVAVVDLKESDAQATVDQITADGGTALAVGADVSDADQVSAAVARVAERLGPPQVLVNNAGVIRDNMLYKMSEDDWDTVMNVHLRGSFLMSRAAQEHMTSQGWGRIVSLSSTSALGNRGQANYSTAKAGLQGLTKTLAVELGKYGVTANAVAPGFIETDMTKATAERVGMDFEEFKAAAAAQIPVRRPGRPEDIAATVSFLSGDDAGFVSGQVIYVAGGPRD; the protein is encoded by the coding sequence ATGTCCCAGAACCAGCGTGTCGCGATCGTCACCGGCGCCGCTCGCGGCATCGGTGCGGCGACCGCGCGCAGGCAGGCCGCAGACGGCCGCGCCGTGGCCGTCGTCGACCTCAAGGAGAGCGACGCTCAGGCCACCGTCGACCAGATCACCGCCGACGGCGGCACGGCCCTCGCCGTCGGCGCCGACGTGAGCGACGCCGACCAGGTCTCGGCCGCCGTCGCCCGCGTGGCCGAGCGGCTCGGGCCGCCGCAGGTCCTGGTGAACAACGCCGGCGTCATCCGCGACAACATGCTGTACAAGATGTCCGAGGACGACTGGGACACGGTCATGAACGTGCACCTGCGCGGCAGCTTCCTGATGTCGCGCGCGGCCCAGGAGCACATGACCTCCCAGGGGTGGGGCCGCATCGTGTCCCTGTCGAGCACCTCGGCGCTGGGCAACCGCGGCCAGGCCAACTACTCCACCGCCAAGGCCGGCCTGCAGGGCCTGACCAAGACGCTGGCGGTGGAACTCGGCAAGTACGGCGTCACCGCCAACGCCGTGGCCCCCGGCTTCATCGAGACCGACATGACCAAGGCCACCGCCGAGCGCGTCGGCATGGACTTCGAGGAGTTCAAGGCCGCCGCCGCAGCGCAGATCCCGGTCCGCCGCCCCGGGCGGCCCGAGGACATCGCCGCCACCGTCTCCTTCCTCTCCGGCGACGACGCCGGATTCGTCTCCGGCCAGGTCATCTACGTCGCCGGCGGCCCGCGCGACTGA